One Mercurialis annua linkage group LG3, ddMerAnnu1.2, whole genome shotgun sequence DNA window includes the following coding sequences:
- the LOC126671304 gene encoding uncharacterized protein LOC126671304, which translates to MAKSHLKMAVLVFIIASYYMSITKASRAVKQPTPSAIVADGCDSDADDMYNSCPKEKACCKGGNCLCGPEEDNFSDQNARRCRADKDCKALCPPNCGSTDCMKGICFCSC; encoded by the exons atggCAAAATCTCATCTAAAGATGGCTGTCCTTGTTTTCATCATAGCATCTTACT ATATGTCAATCACAAAGGCTTCAAGAGCAGTGAAGCAACCAACTCCTAGCGCCATTGTTGCCGATGGGTGTGATTCTGATGCGGACGACATGTATAATTCTTGTCCGAAAGAGAAGGCTTGTTGTAAAGGCGGAAACTGCCTGTGCGGGCCAGAAGAAGACAACTTTTCCGACCAAAATGCCCGGCGATGTCGTGCTGATAAAGATTGTAAAGCACTTTGTCCACCGAATTGCGGATCCACAGATTGTATGAAGGGCATTTGCTTTTGTAGTTGCTAA
- the LOC126671394 gene encoding putative defensin-like protein 265, with amino-acid sequence MAKSYLKIAFLVFFMASYCMLLSNATEDVASKVSAKEVPEWVSPCRNDNDCKDPMCPPDCTIHQCIRGTCWCKDCHPPPPPSA; translated from the exons ATGGCAAAATCATACCTCAAAATCGCATTCCTAGTTTTTTTCATGGCATCTTACT GCATGTTATTGTCAAATGCGACGGAAGATGTGGCATCAAAAGTATCAGCAAAAGAAGTGCCGGAATGGGTGAGTCCATGCCGTAATGACAATGATTGTAAGGACCCAATGTGTCCCCCTGACTGTACAATCCACCAATGTATTCGTGGTACTTGCTGGTGTAAAGATTGTCacccaccaccaccaccttcCGCCTAA